One window from the genome of Streptomyces sp. NBC_00708 encodes:
- the panB gene encoding 3-methyl-2-oxobutanoate hydroxymethyltransferase translates to MSLQAAQNQSATPAGTPSDSSKALYGGKSNRRVTVHDIAAATARGEKWPMLTAYDAMTASVFDEAGIPVMLVGDSMGNCHLGYETTVPVTMDEIAMLSAAVVRGTKRALIVADLPFGAYQESPVQALRNATRLIKESGVGAVKLEGGERSHEQIKLLVEAGIPVMAHIGLTPQSVNAMGYRVQGRGEEAAQQMLRDAKAVQDAGAFAVVLELVPAELAAEVTRTLHIPTIGIGAGPDTDAQVLVYTDMVGLTGGKVPRFTKQYADLRQILGDAAKAYADEVVGGTFPAPEHTFH, encoded by the coding sequence ATGTCGCTTCAGGCTGCGCAGAACCAGTCCGCCACCCCCGCGGGAACCCCCTCCGACAGCAGCAAGGCGCTGTACGGGGGCAAGAGCAACCGCCGGGTCACCGTCCACGACATCGCCGCCGCCACCGCGCGCGGCGAGAAGTGGCCCATGCTCACCGCCTACGACGCGATGACCGCGTCCGTCTTCGACGAGGCCGGCATCCCGGTCATGCTCGTCGGCGACTCCATGGGCAACTGTCACCTCGGCTACGAGACCACCGTGCCCGTCACGATGGACGAGATCGCCATGCTGTCCGCCGCCGTCGTCCGGGGCACCAAGCGCGCCCTGATCGTGGCGGACCTGCCCTTCGGGGCGTACCAGGAGAGCCCGGTCCAGGCCCTGCGCAACGCGACCCGGCTCATCAAGGAGTCCGGTGTCGGCGCCGTCAAGCTGGAGGGCGGCGAGCGCAGCCACGAGCAGATCAAGCTGCTGGTCGAGGCCGGCATCCCGGTCATGGCCCACATCGGCCTGACCCCGCAGTCCGTCAACGCGATGGGCTACCGGGTCCAGGGCCGCGGCGAGGAGGCCGCCCAGCAGATGCTGCGCGACGCCAAGGCCGTGCAGGACGCGGGCGCGTTCGCCGTCGTCCTGGAACTCGTACCGGCCGAACTGGCCGCCGAGGTCACCCGCACCCTGCACATCCCGACCATCGGGATCGGCGCCGGTCCGGACACCGACGCGCAGGTGCTGGTCTACACCGACATGGTCGGACTGACCGGCGGCAAGGTGCCGCGCTTCACCAAGCAGTACGCCGACCTGCGGCAGATCCTCGGCGACGCCGCGAAGGCGTACGCGGACGAGGTCGTCGGCGGCACCTTCCCGGCCCCGGAGCACACCTTCCACTGA
- a CDS encoding ATP-binding cassette domain-containing protein codes for MTRIDKNPRNGGTGGNAVEVRGLVKHYGETKALDGVDLDVREGTVLGVLGPNGAGKTTLVRCLSTLITPDAGTAVVAGFDVVKQPRALRRTIGLTGQYASVDEKLSGWENLYMIGRLLDLPRKKARARADELLERFSLTDAAKKAAMEYSGGMRRRLDLAASMIGSPAVLYLDEPTTGLDPRTRNEVWDEVQRMVAEGATVLLTTQYMEEAEQLANELTVIDKGRIIARGGVNELKAKVGGRTLQIRPSDPAELAPMAQALRETGLDGVAGAQAVPDEGLLYVPILSDEQLTAVIGLLGARGFSLAHVATALPSLDEVFLAITGDKATVTDTIPEEVAA; via the coding sequence ATGACGCGAATCGACAAGAACCCCCGAAACGGCGGGACCGGCGGGAACGCCGTAGAGGTGCGGGGACTGGTCAAGCACTACGGCGAGACCAAGGCCCTGGACGGCGTGGACCTCGATGTGCGCGAGGGCACCGTCCTCGGCGTGCTCGGCCCCAACGGCGCCGGCAAGACCACCCTCGTACGCTGCCTCTCCACGCTGATCACGCCCGACGCCGGAACCGCGGTCGTCGCCGGCTTCGACGTGGTGAAGCAGCCCCGCGCGCTGCGCCGCACCATCGGCCTCACCGGCCAGTACGCCTCGGTCGACGAGAAGCTCTCCGGCTGGGAGAACCTCTACATGATCGGGCGGCTGCTCGACCTGCCCCGCAAGAAGGCGCGGGCTCGGGCCGACGAGCTGCTGGAGCGCTTCTCGCTCACGGACGCGGCGAAGAAGGCCGCGATGGAGTACTCCGGCGGGATGCGCCGCCGGCTCGACCTGGCCGCCTCCATGATCGGCAGCCCGGCCGTCCTCTACCTCGACGAGCCGACGACGGGGCTCGACCCCCGTACCCGCAACGAGGTCTGGGACGAGGTGCAGCGCATGGTCGCGGAGGGGGCGACCGTGCTCCTCACCACCCAGTACATGGAAGAGGCCGAACAGCTGGCCAACGAGCTGACCGTCATCGACAAGGGCCGGATCATCGCCCGCGGCGGTGTGAACGAGCTGAAGGCCAAGGTCGGCGGCCGGACCCTGCAGATCCGCCCCTCGGACCCGGCCGAGCTGGCCCCGATGGCGCAGGCGCTGCGGGAGACCGGTCTCGACGGTGTCGCGGGCGCGCAGGCGGTCCCGGACGAGGGCCTGCTCTACGTACCGATCCTCAGCGACGAGCAGCTCACGGCCGTCATCGGTCTGCTCGGCGCCCGGGGCTTCTCGCTGGCGCATGTCGCCACCGCGCTGCCCAGCCTGGACGAGGTGTTCCTCGCCATCACCGGCGACAAGGCCACCGTCACCGACACGATTCCCGAGGAGGTCGCGGCATGA
- a CDS encoding ABC transporter permease, whose translation MSTTTLTPTPTDTPVSAPAAKLHDEGGIGLRNNLRHIGALVRRNLLQIKKDPESMFDALLMPVIFVLLFVYVFGGSVGGSMGGGRQEYLNYLIPGLMAMMGMNIAMAVGSGVNDDFRKGVMDRFRTMPIARSSVLVAKIVVELGRMMVATLILLGMGFALGMELHGSVLGLIGAIGLSAAFGAAIMWIFILLGLAMKTSQAVQGMGMLVMMPLQFGSSIFAPPTTMPGWLQTFTDYNPLSNLADAARGLMMGTPLGHSVWLTLGWAVVITAAVAPLAVSKFRKKS comes from the coding sequence ATGAGCACGACGACTCTGACGCCCACCCCCACCGACACACCCGTCTCCGCGCCGGCCGCCAAGCTCCACGACGAGGGCGGCATCGGCCTGCGGAACAACCTGCGCCACATCGGGGCCCTGGTCCGGCGCAATCTGCTCCAGATCAAGAAGGATCCGGAGTCGATGTTCGACGCGCTGCTGATGCCCGTCATCTTCGTGCTGCTGTTCGTGTACGTCTTCGGCGGCTCGGTCGGCGGCAGCATGGGCGGCGGCCGGCAGGAGTACCTGAACTACCTGATCCCCGGTCTGATGGCGATGATGGGCATGAACATCGCCATGGCCGTCGGCAGCGGTGTCAACGACGACTTCCGCAAGGGGGTCATGGACCGCTTCCGTACGATGCCGATCGCGCGCTCCTCGGTGCTCGTCGCCAAGATCGTGGTCGAGCTCGGCCGGATGATGGTCGCCACGCTCATCCTGCTGGGCATGGGCTTCGCCCTCGGCATGGAGCTCCACGGGTCCGTGCTCGGACTGATCGGGGCGATCGGCCTGTCGGCCGCGTTCGGCGCCGCGATCATGTGGATCTTCATCCTGCTCGGCCTGGCCATGAAGACGTCCCAGGCGGTTCAGGGAATGGGGATGCTGGTCATGATGCCGCTCCAGTTCGGTTCCTCGATCTTCGCCCCGCCCACGACGATGCCGGGCTGGCTCCAGACGTTCACCGACTACAACCCGCTGTCGAACCTGGCGGACGCCGCGCGCGGTCTCATGATGGGCACCCCGCTCGGCCACTCGGTCTGGCTGACGCTCGGCTGGGCCGTGGTCATCACGGCGGCCGTGGCCCCGCTCGCGGTCTCCAAGTTCCGCAAGAAGTCCTGA
- a CDS encoding winged helix-turn-helix domain-containing protein yields the protein MRYGILGTTQALRDDGTVLPVGGARLRALLTVLALRPGRTVPVGVLVDEVWDGEPPADAPAALQALVGRLRRAIGHQAVASAESGYRLAAEPEAVDLFRFERLAGEGARALAEGDPARAMSVLDDALALWRGPALADLPDRYAAAARWTARRLDARRDRLAAALRLGRATEALPELTALCGEHPLDEPLQALRLRALRDAGRTAQALAAYDEVRTLIADRLGTDPGTELTTLYGELLRQEPAPPAPVKPSAPAPLGNLRARLTSFVGRESEMAALRDDLSRGRLVTLLGPGGAGKTRLSQEVADTVDPGTWPDGVWLAELAPVDDPEAVPEAVLAALGARETVLSGAGSGELRAAERASGDERAAGESLARLTEYCSRRRMLLLLDNCEHVIEAAAALADHLLARCPGLTVLATSREPLGVPGEAVRPVDPLPDPTALRLLAERGAAARPGFRVDADEATALAGAEICRRLDGLPLAIELAAARLRMLTPQQIADRLDDRFRLLTSGSRTVLPRQQTLRAVVDWSWELLDDDERVTLRRLSVFAGGCTLEAAEAVCADGSGGAGDAARLLGSLVDKSLVVAAPAEDGQMRYRLLETVGEYAAERLEESGERDAVERRHLVFFRELARTTDPLLRGSGQLAAVRLLQREYENLRTALRHAVAARDEQEALCMVLSLSWYWQIRNLRGDALHWADAAAALGPDPFAPPVRPAPSLHERCTDAPPPMRQELLEEARRQVGLVQLVNMDHAMDEWTNEASMARLRAIVATYRAGQPQTCRSPASLWFYAVMLTGGVSDLRHLLDETVRGAREFGYEWELAAALQMRANVLANRPDWAGEAHTDADESLAIFRRLGDDWGMAEALSSRGEANEKQGAYAQAAEDFQAAIRSAERLGALAQVSVLRIRYASVLTELDRGAEGEAIMREVLGDERQTGHEARPAARLFMAMWLGRDGRTDEAREQFTLLHEEFKSETMAVFEGFVLGGLAWLDNQDGAYARGLERSRRALESMQDPLTQMVAPQMAVINLVILAWALAGLGGEERSLTAARLLGSGRAHLPEGHFMNAMERENFARAEELVRVRLGDAAYEAAYAEGGGLSLEEAAALVDAESEPGS from the coding sequence GTGCGCTACGGCATCCTCGGCACCACCCAGGCACTCCGCGACGACGGCACGGTCCTCCCCGTCGGCGGTGCGCGGCTGCGCGCCCTGCTCACCGTGCTCGCGCTGCGCCCCGGGCGGACGGTCCCGGTGGGCGTGCTCGTCGACGAGGTGTGGGACGGCGAACCGCCCGCCGACGCGCCCGCCGCACTCCAGGCCCTGGTCGGACGGCTGCGCCGGGCCATCGGGCACCAGGCCGTCGCCTCGGCGGAGAGCGGCTACCGGCTGGCCGCCGAACCGGAGGCCGTCGACCTGTTCCGCTTCGAGCGGCTGGCCGGCGAGGGGGCCAGGGCCCTCGCGGAGGGCGACCCGGCCCGCGCGATGAGCGTCCTCGACGACGCGCTCGCGCTCTGGCGGGGCCCCGCGCTCGCCGACCTCCCCGACCGGTACGCCGCCGCCGCGCGCTGGACGGCCCGCCGGCTCGACGCCCGCCGGGACAGGCTCGCCGCCGCGCTCCGGCTCGGCCGGGCCACCGAGGCGCTGCCGGAACTGACCGCGCTCTGCGGCGAGCACCCCCTCGACGAACCCCTTCAGGCGCTGCGCCTGCGCGCCCTGCGCGACGCCGGGCGCACCGCCCAGGCCCTGGCCGCGTACGACGAGGTGCGCACCCTGATCGCCGACCGCCTCGGCACCGACCCGGGCACCGAGCTGACCACCCTGTACGGGGAGCTGCTGCGGCAGGAGCCCGCGCCGCCGGCCCCCGTGAAGCCCTCCGCACCCGCCCCTCTCGGCAACCTCCGCGCCCGTCTCACCAGCTTCGTCGGGCGGGAGTCCGAGATGGCGGCGCTGCGCGACGACCTCTCCCGGGGAAGGCTCGTCACCCTGCTCGGGCCCGGCGGCGCGGGCAAGACCCGGCTCTCGCAGGAGGTCGCGGACACCGTCGACCCCGGCACCTGGCCGGACGGCGTCTGGCTGGCCGAACTGGCGCCGGTCGACGACCCCGAGGCCGTGCCGGAGGCGGTGCTCGCCGCGCTGGGCGCCCGGGAGACGGTGCTGAGCGGGGCGGGCTCCGGGGAGCTGCGGGCCGCCGAGCGGGCCTCGGGCGACGAGCGCGCCGCCGGTGAGTCGCTGGCCCGGCTCACCGAGTACTGCTCCCGCCGCCGCATGCTGCTCCTGCTGGACAACTGCGAGCACGTCATCGAGGCCGCCGCCGCCCTCGCCGACCACCTGCTGGCCCGCTGCCCCGGCCTCACCGTCCTCGCGACCAGCCGGGAACCCCTCGGTGTGCCGGGCGAGGCGGTCCGTCCGGTCGATCCGCTGCCGGACCCGACCGCGCTGCGCCTGCTGGCCGAGCGCGGCGCCGCCGCCCGCCCCGGCTTCCGGGTCGACGCGGACGAGGCGACGGCGTTGGCCGGCGCCGAGATCTGCCGCCGCCTGGACGGGCTGCCGCTCGCCATCGAACTCGCCGCGGCCCGGCTGCGGATGCTCACCCCGCAGCAGATCGCGGACCGGCTCGACGACCGCTTCCGCCTGCTGACCAGCGGCAGCCGGACCGTGCTGCCGCGCCAGCAGACCCTGCGGGCCGTCGTCGACTGGTCCTGGGAGCTGCTGGACGACGACGAGCGCGTCACCCTGCGCAGGCTCTCCGTCTTCGCCGGCGGCTGCACCCTGGAGGCCGCCGAGGCCGTCTGCGCCGACGGGTCCGGCGGGGCGGGCGACGCCGCCCGCCTCTTGGGCTCCCTCGTCGACAAGTCCCTCGTCGTGGCCGCGCCCGCCGAGGACGGCCAGATGCGCTACCGGCTCCTGGAGACCGTCGGCGAGTACGCGGCGGAGCGGCTGGAGGAGTCGGGGGAGCGGGACGCCGTCGAACGCCGGCACCTGGTGTTCTTCCGCGAGCTGGCCCGTACGACCGACCCGCTGCTGCGCGGCTCCGGACAGCTCGCCGCCGTCCGGCTCCTCCAGCGCGAGTACGAGAACCTGCGCACCGCCCTGCGCCACGCCGTCGCCGCGCGCGACGAGCAGGAGGCGCTGTGCATGGTGCTGTCGCTCTCCTGGTACTGGCAGATCCGCAACCTGCGCGGCGACGCCCTGCACTGGGCGGACGCGGCGGCGGCCCTCGGCCCCGACCCGTTCGCCCCGCCCGTACGGCCCGCGCCCTCGCTCCACGAGCGCTGCACCGACGCGCCCCCGCCCATGCGGCAGGAGCTGCTGGAGGAGGCGCGGCGGCAGGTCGGTCTCGTCCAGCTGGTCAACATGGACCACGCGATGGACGAGTGGACGAACGAGGCCAGCATGGCCCGGCTGCGGGCGATCGTGGCGACCTACCGGGCCGGCCAGCCGCAGACCTGCCGCAGCCCCGCCTCGCTCTGGTTCTACGCCGTGATGCTGACCGGCGGCGTCTCCGACCTGCGGCACCTGCTGGACGAAACGGTGCGCGGGGCCCGGGAGTTCGGTTACGAGTGGGAGCTGGCCGCCGCCCTCCAGATGCGGGCCAACGTGCTGGCCAACCGCCCCGACTGGGCCGGCGAGGCCCATACGGACGCCGACGAGAGCCTGGCGATCTTCCGCCGGCTCGGCGACGACTGGGGCATGGCCGAGGCGCTCTCCTCGCGCGGCGAGGCCAACGAGAAGCAGGGCGCCTACGCGCAGGCGGCCGAGGACTTCCAGGCCGCGATCCGCTCGGCCGAGAGGCTGGGCGCCCTCGCCCAGGTCTCCGTCCTGCGCATCCGCTACGCCTCCGTGCTCACCGAGCTCGACCGGGGCGCCGAGGGCGAGGCGATCATGCGCGAGGTGCTGGGCGACGAGCGCCAGACCGGGCACGAGGCGCGGCCCGCGGCCCGGCTGTTCATGGCGATGTGGCTGGGCCGGGACGGGCGCACCGACGAGGCGCGCGAGCAGTTCACCCTGCTGCACGAGGAGTTCAAGTCGGAGACCATGGCGGTCTTCGAGGGCTTCGTGCTCGGCGGCCTGGCCTGGCTGGACAACCAGGACGGCGCGTACGCCCGGGGGCTGGAGCGGAGCCGGCGGGCGCTGGAGTCGATGCAGGACCCGCTGACGCAGATGGTCGCGCCGCAGATGGCGGTGATCAATCTGGTCATCCTGGCCTGGGCGCTGGCCGGTCTCGGCGGGGAGGAGAGGTCCCTCACCGCGGCGCGGCTGCTGGGGTCCGGCCGGGCCCATCTGCCGGAGGGCCACTTCATGAACGCGATGGAGCGCGAGAACTTCGCCCGCGCCGAGGAGCTGGTGCGCGTCCGGCTGGGCGACGCCGCCTACGAGGCCGCGTACGCCGAGGGCGGCGGCCTCTCCCTGGAGGAGGCCGCCGCCCTCGTGGACGCGGAATCGGAACCCGGCTCGTAA
- a CDS encoding signal peptidase I, whose amino-acid sequence MNDNVYVGNAGKDAALDRGWILGHFKDAGDPRHSEDVEIKWGVHPVGDERAQWVRGESRTALLVLISGRFRVELPGRSVLLEEQGDYVVWGVGVDHSWVAEEESVVLTVRWPSVPGYAVGPAEPAAPGD is encoded by the coding sequence GTGAACGACAACGTATACGTGGGCAACGCGGGCAAGGATGCCGCGCTCGACCGGGGCTGGATCCTCGGGCACTTCAAGGACGCGGGCGATCCCCGGCACAGTGAGGACGTCGAGATCAAGTGGGGCGTCCACCCGGTGGGCGACGAGCGGGCGCAATGGGTGCGCGGGGAGAGCCGGACCGCGCTGCTCGTGCTCATCAGCGGGCGGTTCCGGGTGGAGCTGCCGGGGCGCAGCGTGCTGCTGGAGGAGCAGGGCGACTACGTGGTGTGGGGCGTCGGCGTCGACCACTCCTGGGTCGCCGAGGAGGAGTCCGTGGTGCTCACCGTCCGCTGGCCGTCCGTGCCGGGTTACGCGGTCGGGCCGGCGGAGCCCGCGGCGCCGGGGGACTGA
- a CDS encoding site-2 protease family protein, with product MASAAQQRISPVFLGIAAVTAVAGWAVWTDFAAQPGFATFLFVTGAWVVSLCLHEYAHARTALHSGDISIGSKGYLTLNPLKYTHALLSIVLPVLFVIMGGIGLPGGAVFIERGRIRGRWKHSLISAAGPLTNVLFALVCTAPFWLDALDGVPAAFRNALAFLALLQVTAAILNFLPVPGLDGYGVIEPWLSHSARRAVEPFAPFGLIAVFALLWVPELNRAFFDAVYALLRGLDVDGFWTDCGLDAYRFWQGANPVCGAG from the coding sequence ATGGCAAGCGCAGCGCAGCAGCGGATCAGTCCGGTCTTTCTCGGGATCGCCGCCGTGACGGCCGTGGCCGGGTGGGCGGTGTGGACGGACTTCGCGGCGCAGCCCGGGTTCGCGACGTTCCTGTTCGTCACCGGGGCGTGGGTCGTGTCGCTGTGTCTGCACGAGTACGCGCACGCCAGGACCGCATTGCACAGCGGGGACATCTCGATCGGGTCCAAGGGCTATCTGACGCTGAATCCGCTGAAGTACACGCACGCGCTGCTGAGCATCGTGCTGCCGGTGCTGTTCGTGATCATGGGCGGGATCGGGCTGCCGGGTGGTGCGGTGTTCATCGAGCGCGGGCGCATCCGGGGGCGGTGGAAGCACAGTCTGATCTCGGCGGCCGGGCCGCTGACCAACGTGCTGTTCGCGCTCGTGTGCACCGCGCCGTTCTGGCTGGACGCGCTGGACGGGGTACCCGCCGCCTTCCGTAACGCGCTGGCCTTCCTGGCGCTGCTCCAGGTGACGGCCGCCATCCTGAACTTCCTGCCGGTGCCGGGGCTCGACGGCTACGGGGTCATCGAGCCGTGGCTCTCGCACTCGGCCCGTCGCGCGGTCGAGCCGTTCGCCCCCTTCGGCCTGATCGCGGTCTTCGCCCTGCTGTGGGTCCCCGAACTGAACCGGGCCTTCTTCGACGCGGTGTACGCGCTGCTGCGCGGCCTGGACGTGGACGGCTTCTGGACGGACTGCGGCCTGGACGCGTACCGGTTCTGGCAGGGGGCGAACCCGGTGTGCGGGGCCGGCTAG
- the npdG gene encoding NADPH-dependent F420 reductase, with protein MTTNDSGSAPKPPAKDPWDLPDVSGLTVGVLGGTGPQGRGLAYRFARAGQQVIIGSRAADRAEAAAGELGNGVRGADNATCARESDVVIVAVPWDGHAKTLESLREELAGKIVVDCVNPLGFDKKGAYALKPEEGSAAEQAAALLPDSRVTAAFHHLSAVLLQDESIEEIDTDVLVLGEARADTDIVQALAGRIAGMRGIFAGRLRNAHQVESLVANLISVNRRYKAHAGLRTTDV; from the coding sequence ATGACTACGAATGACAGCGGCAGCGCGCCCAAGCCCCCCGCCAAGGACCCCTGGGACCTGCCGGACGTGTCCGGCCTGACCGTCGGCGTGCTCGGCGGCACCGGGCCGCAGGGGCGCGGCCTCGCGTACCGCTTCGCCCGCGCCGGCCAGCAGGTGATCATCGGCTCCCGCGCCGCGGACCGCGCGGAGGCGGCGGCCGGGGAGCTGGGCAACGGCGTACGCGGCGCGGACAACGCGACCTGCGCGCGGGAGAGCGATGTGGTGATCGTCGCGGTGCCGTGGGACGGCCACGCCAAGACACTGGAGTCGCTGCGCGAGGAGCTGGCCGGGAAGATCGTCGTCGACTGCGTCAACCCGCTCGGCTTCGACAAGAAGGGCGCCTACGCGCTGAAGCCGGAGGAGGGCAGCGCCGCCGAACAGGCCGCCGCCCTGCTGCCGGACTCCCGCGTCACCGCCGCCTTCCACCACCTGTCGGCGGTCCTCCTCCAGGACGAGTCCATCGAGGAGATCGACACCGACGTCCTGGTGCTGGGCGAGGCCCGCGCCGACACCGACATCGTCCAGGCGCTGGCCGGCCGCATCGCCGGTATGCGCGGCATCTTCGCGGGCCGGCTGCGCAACGCCCACCAGGTCGAGTCGCTGGTCGCCAACCTGATCTCGGTCAACCGCCGCTACAAGGCCCACGCCGGACTGCGCACCACCGACGTGTGA
- a CDS encoding MFS transporter encodes MTSRTSLAARLAALLPDLSPWRSSADFRLLWVQGIVTYFGSFMALIALPLQIKDLTGSPLAVGAMGAVELVPLVVCGLYGGALADAADRRKIILLTEAGLGLLAVVLLVNAALPDPMLWPLYLVAGGVSALAGLQRPALDSLMARIVPHDQLPAAAALNSLRWQAGAIMGPALAGLVVAYAGHATAYAITVVTFAVSVLMCRRLSPAPPAEKGRKPSLRGIVEGARYAWSRPVLLGTYAIDMAAMFFAFPNTIFPFLADELDADWSLGLMYAAGSVGSLVLGLTSGWTSRVRRHGLFVVCGAAVWGLSIAAAGWFGNVWLVLVCLAFAGAGDMLSGLGRSTIWNQTIPEELRGRLAGIEVLSYSVGPQLGQVRAGGMAGWTGTRPAIWTGGVACVASVALLAAALPKLLTYDSATDEDALRRRARHAEGLDVEPAA; translated from the coding sequence GTGACCTCTCGCACCTCCCTCGCCGCCAGGCTGGCCGCACTGCTTCCCGACCTCTCGCCCTGGCGGTCATCGGCCGACTTCCGGCTGCTGTGGGTGCAGGGGATCGTCACCTACTTCGGCAGCTTCATGGCGCTGATCGCGCTGCCGCTCCAGATCAAGGACCTCACCGGCTCCCCCCTCGCCGTCGGCGCGATGGGCGCGGTCGAGCTGGTGCCGCTGGTCGTATGCGGCCTGTACGGGGGTGCGCTCGCCGACGCCGCGGACCGCCGGAAGATCATCCTGCTCACGGAGGCCGGGCTCGGGCTGCTCGCGGTGGTCCTCCTGGTGAACGCGGCGCTGCCCGACCCGATGCTGTGGCCGCTCTACCTGGTGGCGGGCGGCGTCTCCGCGCTCGCCGGGCTCCAGCGGCCCGCGCTGGACTCGCTGATGGCCCGGATCGTGCCGCACGACCAGCTGCCGGCCGCCGCCGCGCTGAACTCGCTGCGCTGGCAGGCCGGGGCGATCATGGGCCCGGCGCTGGCCGGTCTGGTGGTCGCCTACGCCGGGCACGCCACGGCGTACGCGATCACCGTCGTCACCTTCGCCGTCTCGGTGCTGATGTGCCGCAGGCTCTCCCCCGCGCCGCCCGCCGAGAAGGGGCGGAAGCCGTCGCTGCGCGGCATCGTGGAGGGCGCCCGGTACGCCTGGAGCAGGCCCGTGCTGCTGGGCACGTACGCGATCGACATGGCCGCGATGTTCTTCGCGTTCCCCAACACGATCTTCCCGTTCCTCGCGGACGAGCTGGACGCCGACTGGTCACTCGGCCTGATGTACGCGGCGGGCTCGGTCGGCTCGCTGGTCCTCGGGCTGACCAGCGGCTGGACCTCGCGGGTGCGCCGGCACGGGCTGTTCGTCGTGTGCGGCGCCGCCGTCTGGGGGCTCTCGATCGCGGCGGCGGGCTGGTTCGGCAACGTGTGGCTGGTGCTGGTCTGCCTCGCCTTCGCCGGGGCGGGCGACATGCTCAGCGGGCTCGGCCGGTCGACCATCTGGAACCAGACCATCCCGGAGGAGCTGCGCGGCCGCCTCGCGGGCATCGAGGTGCTCTCGTACAGCGTCGGGCCGCAGCTCGGCCAGGTCCGGGCCGGCGGCATGGCCGGATGGACCGGGACCCGGCCCGCGATCTGGACCGGCGGCGTGGCGTGCGTCGCCTCGGTGGCGCTGCTGGCGGCGGCGCTCCCGAAGCTCCTCACGTACGACTCGGCGACGGACGAGGACGCGCTGCGCCGGCGCGCCCGGCACGCGGAGGGCCTGGACGTGGAGCCGGCGGCCTGA
- the map gene encoding type I methionyl aminopeptidase: MSGQSLLVPGEITPVRSVPGNIRRPEYVGKPAPTPYTGPEVQDADTVERMRVAGRIAAQAMAEAAKHIAPGVTTDELDRVAHEFMCDHGAYPSTLGYRGFPKSLCTSLNEVICHGIPDSTVLRDGDIVNLDVTAYLNGVHGDNNATYLCGDVDEESRLLVERTEESLRRAIKAVKPGRQINVIGRVIESYAKRFGYGVVRDFTGHGINTSFHSGLIVPHYDSPHATTVMQPGMTFTIEPMLTLGSHDYDMWDDGWTVVTKDRRRTAQFEHTLVVTETGADILTLP; encoded by the coding sequence ATGTCTGGCCAGTCGCTGCTCGTACCAGGGGAGATCACTCCCGTCCGTTCCGTGCCCGGAAACATCCGGCGCCCCGAGTATGTGGGCAAGCCGGCTCCGACGCCCTACACCGGGCCGGAGGTGCAGGACGCCGACACCGTGGAGCGGATGCGCGTCGCGGGACGGATCGCCGCACAGGCGATGGCCGAGGCCGCCAAGCACATCGCCCCGGGCGTCACGACGGACGAACTCGACCGCGTCGCCCATGAGTTCATGTGCGACCACGGGGCGTACCCGTCGACGCTGGGCTACCGCGGCTTCCCCAAGTCACTGTGCACCTCGCTCAACGAGGTGATCTGCCACGGCATCCCGGACTCCACCGTGCTGCGCGACGGCGACATCGTGAACCTCGACGTGACCGCGTACCTCAACGGGGTGCACGGCGACAACAACGCGACCTACCTCTGCGGCGACGTCGACGAGGAGTCACGGCTGCTCGTCGAGCGCACCGAGGAATCACTGCGGCGCGCGATCAAGGCCGTGAAGCCGGGCCGGCAGATCAACGTCATCGGGCGGGTCATCGAGTCGTACGCGAAGCGCTTCGGGTACGGCGTGGTCCGGGACTTCACCGGGCACGGGATCAACACCTCGTTCCACTCCGGGCTCATCGTGCCGCACTACGACAGCCCGCACGCCACCACCGTGATGCAGCCCGGCATGACGTTCACCATCGAGCCGATGCTGACGCTCGGCAGCCACGACTACGACATGTGGGACGACGGCTGGACCGTGGTGACGAAGGACCGCAGGCGCACCGCCCAGTTCGAGCACACGCTCGTGGTGACGGAGACCGGCGCGGACATCCTGACCCTGCCGTAA